Within Populus trichocarpa isolate Nisqually-1 chromosome 6, P.trichocarpa_v4.1, whole genome shotgun sequence, the genomic segment CAAtgcaaatggttgaatttttttttatgattttagattgttttgatgggctaatgtcaaaaataaattttttaaaataaaaaaaatatatattttaatgcatttccaagcaaCTTTGAATAACAATCGTTACCCCAATCCCAAACACTACATAAGTGCTTTATCCATTGGAAAATCTTagactgaaaaagaaaaagaaaaaacccaggGGGACAATGAGATCGGCAAGTTACACTCCGCAGTTAATGGTCCAAAATTGCGGAGGATTCTCGTCTTTTGCATATTTCAGCATAGAAATTCTAGTAGTGAATGCTTACAAGTAGAtttaacctctctctctctctctctccacatGATTAGAGGTTGTTTTTTGAGCATTAACAGTCATGAGAAATCAGGTGTGTACTGTTTGTGTGCAAACACTTACCTTGTTCCGGTCACGCCAGCCGAGGCCAAATAGGCCTATCCTTCTTCTGGGACTTTCCACAGAGGAGCTCACTGACCTGTAAatgagttagaaaaaaaaatgcagctcATGATAAGAACACAAATGAAGGAGCACACATAATACCCCTGTGTGCCCAAATTGAGCTAGTGGAGAAAGGATATACTTGCAAGTGAAGAAATCTAGGAGCTAAAAGTAAGACTTGATGAATCAATGGATTTCATGGCACTAGGAACGTGCTTATAAAGTGCGCTGGAAAATCACAGCATACAAAACATGACTAGATGCATTACCGCTGCGGTCCACACATGAAAATGTTAAGCTTGCCAGAAAACCCGACCCTGATTCATAGGACCTTTCGAGAATTTTTAGGATGTTTCATTTTTATGCTGTGATTGACAGTTGGCTACATTTGTTGAAAGGACTATCATGAAAACTTATTAGATCTTATCCACGAGGAAGTAAATATTCATAAGAAACACAGATTTCTCGTGTACCTTGGTGAAGATTGTGCCTTAGCTTTGCCAGACTGGTACTGTATGGTAGCCTCTAACACTGATTCAGCCATGACCACTCTCTGTTCCATCTGAGCAAGTGAAGCCATAGCCTTCTCATATTTTTCCTGCGCAAATAACTTTATTGTGAATCAATATAGTTGTGTAGTTCAAAGACAGAAAGTGACATATTATGCTGAGTTCTTGGATCTATGTTGGCAAGGAGAGAAAAATGGAACAACCTCCTCGATAAAAGTTCCAGCCTACCTCATCATatagctcttttttttccccacagCAATGGGTGACAGTTTAAAACAACTGGATGAAGGACCAGATAAATATTATGCTAAGTTCTCTggagaatgaaattaatttcaagctctgATCTATGCTCAAGACTTCCTGTTATGAATTTAATCCTTAATTACCAAAATTGTGTTCGGCACAGTGgttctatctttttaattaaactgaGTTATCACATGAAGAACATTATCATAGAATAAAACCATGACCCTGACCAAGATCAAGATCCAGGGTGAACAAAAACTGCTTGACGGAAAAAAATGCCTCCCAGTGTCATTAGCTTCTCGATAAGATCTATTTCATTTTGATAGGATAGGAGAAGGCATGCCTCTGTATTCTAGAAATTTAACTTCGAAAATAAAATAGGTACTTTCTCAAACCCAACAAAGAATTCAGTACTCTTTATTTCCATAAATGTAAATCTATGGTCTATTGTAATCTTGTATAACAAGAACCTGAAACACATTTACTGCATATCTTTGTGCAGCTGCATCTTGCTCAGCCCCTATTCGAGCTTCTTCAGTTATCTTCTGTTCTTGCTCTACCCGCATCAGGACCTACAGATAATGCGAAtaatatacatattataaatGAGTTCCTAATATTATATAGAATAGGAATCCTTTTTCCATAAACACATGATAGAGTATGTATTTTTActcactaaaaaaattagaaatcatggAAAAATATTAGGAAATATTAACCTTAAGCATTGCGGCTTCTTGTTCTTTCTTATTGGCAAGGGCTTGCCTTAGATCAGCTACCTCTTGCTCCAACTGCTCAACCTGCAGAACAAATTTTAGTTTCGCAGCAAGTAGAGTGGCTTGAGGCTAAAAAATGGATAGACTTTGTGACTAGCTCCTAAATTGGGGACATTTGTAACGAACTTTTATATCAGGCTTCTCATTCTCAGCTTTGCATCAATCAACCAGTCAAGTAAACATGGTGGGAGACTAGAATGGGGTGAtactaattataatttgaatataCGACAAATTTAAGTCTTATGCATTGGAGCTCCATGAATACAAAGAGTCAATCGACTAGTTTACCatcaaagaggaaaaaatatgACACCAAATTGAGGGTACCAAACTACACAAGTCGAGAAAATCTATGTAAATGGTTcaataaaaattccaaaaacaacacaaaacacTTACGAGCAGAGGGAGGAAAGTGCTTTGCATGTATACCAGAACATGTATCTATTTTGTCATGTATTCAGAAGCAATAATGGTTGTTTGAATCAACTTTGAATATACCTTTGCACTCAATTGCCGTCGATTATCTTGTTGGACCATCTCCATTAGAGCTGTCTCAAGCTCCTCGGctctggaaaagaaaaaaaattcaagcagaATATTAGAGGCAAGTAAACCATGAATTTTAAACAAAAGATAGGCTCCTACATTGTGCATCTCATTTTTGTAGTGCTTTCTTCATCAAATATGATCCAGAGAAAAAGTAAAAATGCATCCCAAAAGATTGCAGAAATTAGAAGGCACTAACCTGAGTATGGCAGATCTTTTCTCCTCCATCAATCTGCACAACTCAACCTTTAGCCAAACCACCTGCACAAAAGCTGTTAATTGCTGAAATTTAAATGAGAGGGAAGTGAATTGCATGAATTTCCCACACAATCACAAGTAACATTATTAAGCCTCAAATAACTTTTGCAAATATAATTGGAAATTTTAACCAGGAAAATGTTAAATTAGGGAAAGCACAAAAATTGTCAGCTATCACAGGAAtagaaattcatcaaaataaagcaGCACCAAAGGATGGTATTTGTGAATCTTCAAACATGGATCTAGCATCAGGTGGATGACTTTCATAACTCAGGAAAGCAGCACTACAGTGCaaagaaggaaggaagagaaaaaTTACCTGTTCTTGAAGATCTGGTAAAGAATCTACTTCTGGGTCAACACTTAAGCCACTGAGCAAATCATCCAGATTAGAGGAGTGAGACTCCAATAAGGACTTGTTTCCCTTGcttacatttttttcttctactaGTGATCCAGGATCATGCTTAAAACTGTACAACTTAGATGCAAGCCCTTTTGAACCCTTCCAAACTCTTCCCCCTTTTGATCTTTCCTCAACTACTACAAGCACAGCTGGTCTATGCTTTTCTCTCAACTGTAGTAATCTAGCTTCGGTTACTGCCAAATAACCTATGCAAGCAGTCAAAACAAGCTGGCTGCTATCAAATGTTGACCCTGCAAGTGATTGCAATAAAGTGATCGCGTCCCCAGCATCTTTAGTTGTAACTAATGCTGGACCTACAAGAAATTACATGGCTTGGAATCATGTCATCTTAAATACTCTCAAAAGATCACTGATtcagaatttaaataaaacatgtcCTCATAGTGTGTCTGTGTGCATTCAAGTACCATATAACTCCATTAAAGCAAGAGCTGTTTGAAACAGCATTACACGATTTCCTTCAAAAAGAAGAACATCCCAAACTCGGAGAactgaaaaaaaaggaatagcAAAGATTCAAGTCAATCTGAAACaagagaataaagaaaaactagAGCATGAAACAAAACTCAGTTTAAAATATGCAATGCCATATGAAACCACCCAAGCTCACCACTTTCCCAGGGAAGCATATTGATGAAAATGGAGAGGAACCAGGGTCCAGAGATCCATGCCACCTGCACTCCCAAGTAATCCAGATGATTAACTGCACCAGAAGCATAAAGGAATAAAAGAACCATACATACTGCTTAATGTAAGAACAGAACCACAATACTTATCAACATAACAGCTTCTGTAGATGGACTAACCCAATTTAGGGAATTTTTCACGTATCAACTCCTCAAAAACAAGTTGGTCCACCTAATgaaacaaagaatttttttaatcaacattaAACTACTGAAAAGAGCCCCCATTTGAAAAGTGGATCTATCAGAATCGAATGAACATCAAAATATATGCCAAGGCAAAAACAACAACTGTCACTAAGAAAATCTTGAGGAATATCACCTGAGATTCTATCATTTCTTCTGTATAGTAGCCATCAAAATAGTCATCAAGAATGCCCACCAAAGTCCTGAGAAGTTCCACCAAAACAAACCAGTCCATAAAACTAACTTGGCTACAGTTAGCTTGTTGTCAATTTGCTTCATGGATGCATGTGCAGATTAATGGAGGAAACatataaagtaaaaacaaatgcaaaaacTTTTCAAGTCCATTCCTAATGAAAAAGGGGAAAAATGAAATTTGGGTCCCAAATATAAAGCCAACAATTTAAATTCCATTCCATACTCACAATGCCCCATTCAGATGTTTTACTAAATAATTATCCCTGGTTACTTTAGAGAGCATGTACCTTGTTTAAAGCAATAGATGAAAGAAATGAGCTACTCAAACCTACCAAAAGGCATTTTCTTCAGGCATCAGAAGGAGCAATAAGCCAGCAAAGAAATTCATTGCCTGCAAATGTTTTCATACTAATTAAGGGAAGTAATAAAAGAGATCACACCAGTCtgcattatattaaaataagccTATCACATGAGTTGCATTTAACGAGAACAAACTGCAGAAATACAAAGGTTTTGAGACAACCAAAGTAGCAGATTTTGATGTCATAGTTCTTGCTGGaatgttttaataatatatcaGTTGACAATCCAAATCAAGAAATCAGTTTCCCCCCTTGTTTCTTTGGCTTAAGAAGTGCCCTCAAAAATAGAAACAGCCAAGGTCACTATTAGACAATAATCAATATATAAAGATAGTTCAAGGATTAGGAATATGGTAAAAGGATGGCCAGTTGAAGCAAGTCGAACCTGTTATGACTGGTGTACAGCCTATTACCTAACCTGATCACTTACAAAACTCAGGTTTGCCAATAAAGTTAGTTTGGAGCAAATCAGACCCTGATATGTTCAAAAACCTTCAAATTCATCTCTTTTCAGGAAAACAGTGACTTCTTCCTTTCATACAACAAGGATAAGCTTTacataaaaatcttttttttcaattatgaggTCTTGAGCGTCAATTACTTAAAATTATGACACTAGTGTTTAAATATCAGAAACCaagaaagtaaaatataatgaaCAGTGAACTggttataagaaaatgaaactgCAGAGGAAATGGCAAATGAAAAGAAGGAGATTGAGGgctggagagagagaaaagagaaacaaaaagaaatttagaagTGCAATCTAACAAATATCACTAGCATAGCTGTCTCAAAAGTTGGTTAGTGTGATGGAGTTTAGGCTTTGACTTCATTCTGTAGTTATTACTTATTAGTCAAAAGAAAAATGTCTACACAATTTTGGgtccaaaaagaaaagattgagctaaaaaatcaaagaattattTGGATCGTTAGAATTAACAAAGAAGGCTTGGTCAGATCCTAATTACCTGACAATACCCCACTGAAGGGTTATGTCGAGCATATGCAACAAGTACACGCCTCAAGGAATCCCTACCACGCTCATCCAAGGCAGGATGACCTGGGAAAGTTCGTGGTATGTCCTGTAAAGTAAACACAAAAATCATTCTAGGGAGAAAACTTGATTGCAaccca encodes:
- the LOC18100252 gene encoding uncharacterized protein LOC18100252 isoform X1 is translated as MMEKSFNLLHIIQHRRDGYGFALRPQHIQRYREYANIYKEEEEERSYKWNNFIEQQAKSNHSSSSEEECREKLQAEADELREETVFERGREEEDDSSDKNSDSDGSTKSYPGKEVKLSEEPEKEVQLSEEPEKEVQRSEQPEKEVQLSEEPEKEVKHSEQPEKEDHLSEEPKKEVQLSEEPQKEVQASQIQERETLLSKESDKEGQLLKETKANKVQSWSWTRPSLHVIENMMSSRVKNIKDMKYRHNTINGDHLPSIKKTGSSGGSSVDEIDKELCIKETSDDNVDKSTEETNVDSKESPESFFPWKELEFLVRGGVPKDLRGEVWQAFVGVKTRRVERYYEGLLAEETNTDESKEHNNSNAAPRKWKKQIEKDIPRTFPGHPALDERGRDSLRRVLVAYARHNPSVGYCQAMNFFAGLLLLLMPEENAFWTLVGILDDYFDGYYTEEMIESQVDQLVFEELIREKFPKLVNHLDYLGVQVAWISGPWFLSIFINMLPWESVLRVWDVLLFEGNRVMLFQTALALMELYGPALVTTKDAGDAITLLQSLAGSTFDSSQLVLTACIGYLAVTEARLLQLREKHRPAVLVVVEERSKGGRVWKGSKGLASKLYSFKHDPGSLVEEKNVSKGNKSLLESHSSNLDDLLSGLSVDPEVDSLPDLQEQVVWLKVELCRLMEEKRSAILRAEELETALMEMVQQDNRRQLSAKVEQLEQEVADLRQALANKKEQEAAMLKVLMRVEQEQKITEEARIGAEQDAAAQRYAVNVFQLFAQEKYEKAMASLAQMEQRVVMAESVLEATIQYQSGKAKAQSSPRSVSSSVESPRRRIGLFGLGWRDRNKDKDKPTNDDSGTS
- the LOC18100252 gene encoding uncharacterized protein LOC18100252 isoform X2, whose amino-acid sequence is MLLSLLSRRALEVESRDGYGFALRPQHIQRYREYANIYKEEEEERSYKWNNFIEQQAKSNHSSSSEEECREKLQAEADELREETVFERGREEEDDSSDKNSDSDGSTKSYPGKEVKLSEEPEKEVQLSEEPEKEVQRSEQPEKEVQLSEEPEKEVKHSEQPEKEDHLSEEPKKEVQLSEEPQKEVQASQIQERETLLSKESDKEGQLLKETKANKVQSWSWTRPSLHVIENMMSSRVKNIKDMKYRHNTINGDHLPSIKKTGSSGGSSVDEIDKELCIKETSDDNVDKSTEETNVDSKESPESFFPWKELEFLVRGGVPKDLRGEVWQAFVGVKTRRVERYYEGLLAEETNTDESKEHNNSNAAPRKWKKQIEKDIPRTFPGHPALDERGRDSLRRVLVAYARHNPSVGYCQAMNFFAGLLLLLMPEENAFWTLVGILDDYFDGYYTEEMIESQVDQLVFEELIREKFPKLVNHLDYLGVQVAWISGPWFLSIFINMLPWESVLRVWDVLLFEGNRVMLFQTALALMELYGPALVTTKDAGDAITLLQSLAGSTFDSSQLVLTACIGYLAVTEARLLQLREKHRPAVLVVVEERSKGGRVWKGSKGLASKLYSFKHDPGSLVEEKNVSKGNKSLLESHSSNLDDLLSGLSVDPEVDSLPDLQEQVVWLKVELCRLMEEKRSAILRAEELETALMEMVQQDNRRQLSAKVEQLEQEVADLRQALANKKEQEAAMLKVLMRVEQEQKITEEARIGAEQDAAAQRYAVNVFQLFAQEKYEKAMASLAQMEQRVVMAESVLEATIQYQSGKAKAQSSPRSVSSSVESPRRRIGLFGLGWRDRNKDKDKPTNDDSGTS
- the LOC18100252 gene encoding uncharacterized protein LOC18100252 isoform X3, with product MMEKSFNLLHIIQHRRDGYGFALRPQHIQRYREYANIYKEEEEERSYKWNNFIEQQAKSNHSSSSEEECREKLQAEADELREETVFERGREEEDDSSDKNSDSDGSTKSYPGKEVKLSEEPEKEVQLSEEPEKEVQRSEQPEKEVQLSEEPEKEVKHSEQPEKEDHLSEEPKKEVQLSEEPQKEVQASQIQERETLLSKESDKEGQLLKETKANKVQSWSWTRPSLHVIENMMSSRVKNIKDMKYRHNTINGDHLPSIKKTGSSGGSSVDEIDKELCIKETSDDNVDKSTEETNVDSKESPESFFPWKELEFLVRGGVPKDLRGEVWQAFVGVKTRRVERYYEGLLAEETNTDESKEHNNSNAAPRKWKKQIEKDIPRTFPGHPALDERGRDSLRRVLVAYARHNPSVGYCQAMNFFAGLLLLLMPEENAFWTLVGILDDYFDGYYTEEMIESQVDQLVFEELIREKFPKLVNHLDYLGVQVAWISGPWFLSIFINMLPWESVLRVWDVLLFEGNRVMLFQTALALMELYGPALVTTKDAGDAITLLQSLAGSTFDSSQLVLTACIGYLAVTEARLLQLREKHRPAVLVVVEERSKGGRVWKGSKGLASKLYSFKHDPGSLVEEKNVSKGNKSLLESHSSNLDDLLSGLSVDPEVDSLPDLQEQVVWLKVELCRLMEEKRSAILRAEELETALMEMVQQDNRRQLSAKVEQLEQEVADLRQALANKKEQEAAMLKVLMRVEQEQKITEEARIGAEQDAAAQRYAVNVFQEKYEKAMASLAQMEQRVVMAESVLEATIQYQSGKAKAQSSPRSVSSSVESPRRRIGLFGLGWRDRNKDKDKPTNDDSGTS
- the LOC18100252 gene encoding uncharacterized protein LOC18100252 isoform X8 encodes the protein MMEKSFNLLHIIQHRRDGYGFALRPQHIQRYREYANIYKEEEEERSYKWNNFIEQQAKSNHSSSSEEECREKLQAEADELREETVFERGREEEDDSSDKNSDSDGSTKSYPGKEVKLSEEPEKEVQLSEEPEKEVQRSEQPEKEDHLSEEPKKEVQLSEEPQKEVQASQIQERETLLSKESDKEGQLLKETKANKVQSWSWTRPSLHVIENMMSSRVKNIKDMKYRHNTINGDHLPSIKKTGSSGGSSVDEIDKELCIKETSDDNVDKSTEETNVDSKESPESFFPWKELEFLVRGGVPKDLRGEVWQAFVGVKTRRVERYYEGLLAEETNTDESKEHNNSNAAPRKWKKQIEKDIPRTFPGHPALDERGRDSLRRVLVAYARHNPSVGYCQAMNFFAGLLLLLMPEENAFWTLVGILDDYFDGYYTEEMIESQVDQLVFEELIREKFPKLVNHLDYLGVQVAWISGPWFLSIFINMLPWESVLRVWDVLLFEGNRVMLFQTALALMELYGPALVTTKDAGDAITLLQSLAGSTFDSSQLVLTACIGYLAVTEARLLQLREKHRPAVLVVVEERSKGGRVWKGSKGLASKLYSFKHDPGSLVEEKNVSKGNKSLLESHSSNLDDLLSGLSVDPEVDSLPDLQEQVVWLKVELCRLMEEKRSAILRAEELETALMEMVQQDNRRQLSAKVEQLEQEVADLRQALANKKEQEAAMLKVLMRVEQEQKITEEARIGAEQDAAAQRYAVNVFQLFAQEKYEKAMASLAQMEQRVVMAESVLEATIQYQSGKAKAQSSPRSVSSSVESPRRRIGLFGLGWRDRNKDKDKPTNDDSGTS
- the LOC18100252 gene encoding uncharacterized protein LOC18100252 isoform X7 yields the protein MMEKSFNLLHIIQHRRDGYGFALRPQHIQRYREYANIYKEEEEERSYKWNNFIEQQAKSNHSSSSEEECREKLQAEADELREETVFERGREEEDDSSDKNSDSDGSTKSYPGKEVKLSEEPEKEVQRSEQPEKEVKHSEQPEKEDHLSEEPKKEVQLSEEPQKEVQASQIQERETLLSKESDKEGQLLKETKANKVQSWSWTRPSLHVIENMMSSRVKNIKDMKYRHNTINGDHLPSIKKTGSSGGSSVDEIDKELCIKETSDDNVDKSTEETNVDSKESPESFFPWKELEFLVRGGVPKDLRGEVWQAFVGVKTRRVERYYEGLLAEETNTDESKEHNNSNAAPRKWKKQIEKDIPRTFPGHPALDERGRDSLRRVLVAYARHNPSVGYCQAMNFFAGLLLLLMPEENAFWTLVGILDDYFDGYYTEEMIESQVDQLVFEELIREKFPKLVNHLDYLGVQVAWISGPWFLSIFINMLPWESVLRVWDVLLFEGNRVMLFQTALALMELYGPALVTTKDAGDAITLLQSLAGSTFDSSQLVLTACIGYLAVTEARLLQLREKHRPAVLVVVEERSKGGRVWKGSKGLASKLYSFKHDPGSLVEEKNVSKGNKSLLESHSSNLDDLLSGLSVDPEVDSLPDLQEQVVWLKVELCRLMEEKRSAILRAEELETALMEMVQQDNRRQLSAKVEQLEQEVADLRQALANKKEQEAAMLKVLMRVEQEQKITEEARIGAEQDAAAQRYAVNVFQLFAQEKYEKAMASLAQMEQRVVMAESVLEATIQYQSGKAKAQSSPRSVSSSVESPRRRIGLFGLGWRDRNKDKDKPTNDDSGTS
- the LOC18100252 gene encoding uncharacterized protein LOC18100252 isoform X10 is translated as MLLSLLSRRALEVESRDGYGFALRPQHIQRYREYANIYKEEEEERSYKWNNFIEQQAKSNHSSSSEEECREKLQAEADELREETVFERGREEEDDSSDKNSDSDGSTKSYPGKEVKLSEEPEKEVQLSEEPEKEVQRSEQPEKEVQLSEEPEKEVKHSEQPEKEDHLSEEPKKEVQLSEEPQKEVQASQIQERETLLSKESDKEGQLLKETKANKVQSWSWTRPSLHVIENMMSSRVKNIKDMKYRHNTINGDHLPSIKKTGSSGGSSVDEIDKELCIKETSDDNVDKSTEETNVDSKESPESFFPWKELEFLVRGGVPKDLRGEVWQAFVGVKTRRVERYYEGLLAEETNTDESKEHNNSNAAPRKWKKQIEKDIPRTFPGHPALDERGRDSLRRVLVAYARHNPSVGYCQAMNFFAGLLLLLMPEENAFWTLVGILDDYFDGYYTEEMIESQVDQLVFEELIREKFPKLVNHLDYLGVQVAWISGPWFLSIFINMLPWESVLRVWDVLLFEGNRVMLFQTALALMELYGPALVTTKDAGDAITLLQSLAGSTFDSSQLVLTACIGYLAVTEARLLQLREKHRPAVLVVVEERSKGGRVWKGSKGLASKLYSFKHDPGSLVEEKNVSKGNKSLLESHSSNLDDLLSGLSVDPEVDSLPDLQEQVVWLKVELCRLMEEKRSAILRAEELETALMEMVQQDNRRQLSAKVEQLEQEVADLRQALANKKEQEAAMLKVLMRVEQEQKITEEARIGAEQDAAAQRYAVNVFQEKYEKAMASLAQMEQRVVMAESVLEATIQYQSGKAKAQSSPRSVSSSVESPRRRIGLFGLGWRDRNKDKDKPTNDDSGTS
- the LOC18100252 gene encoding uncharacterized protein LOC18100252 isoform X4; its protein translation is MMEKSFNLLHIIQHRRDGYGFALRPQHIQRYREYANIYKEEEEERSYKWNNFIEQQAKSNHSSSSEEECREKLQAEADELREETVFERGREEEDDSSDKNSDSDGSTKSYPGKEVKLSEEPEKEVQLSEEPEKEVQRSEQPEKEVKHSEQPEKEDHLSEEPKKEVQLSEEPQKEVQASQIQERETLLSKESDKEGQLLKETKANKVQSWSWTRPSLHVIENMMSSRVKNIKDMKYRHNTINGDHLPSIKKTGSSGGSSVDEIDKELCIKETSDDNVDKSTEETNVDSKESPESFFPWKELEFLVRGGVPKDLRGEVWQAFVGVKTRRVERYYEGLLAEETNTDESKEHNNSNAAPRKWKKQIEKDIPRTFPGHPALDERGRDSLRRVLVAYARHNPSVGYCQAMNFFAGLLLLLMPEENAFWTLVGILDDYFDGYYTEEMIESQVDQLVFEELIREKFPKLVNHLDYLGVQVAWISGPWFLSIFINMLPWESVLRVWDVLLFEGNRVMLFQTALALMELYGPALVTTKDAGDAITLLQSLAGSTFDSSQLVLTACIGYLAVTEARLLQLREKHRPAVLVVVEERSKGGRVWKGSKGLASKLYSFKHDPGSLVEEKNVSKGNKSLLESHSSNLDDLLSGLSVDPEVDSLPDLQEQVVWLKVELCRLMEEKRSAILRAEELETALMEMVQQDNRRQLSAKVEQLEQEVADLRQALANKKEQEAAMLKVLMRVEQEQKITEEARIGAEQDAAAQRYAVNVFQLFAQEKYEKAMASLAQMEQRVVMAESVLEATIQYQSGKAKAQSSPRSVSSSVESPRRRIGLFGLGWRDRNKDKDKPTNDDSGTS
- the LOC18100252 gene encoding uncharacterized protein LOC18100252 isoform X9, which produces MMEKSFNLLHIIQHRRDGYGFALRPQHIQRYREYANIYKEEEEERSYKWNNFIEQQAKSNHSSSSEEECREKLQAEADELREETVFERGREEEDDSSDKNSDSDGSTKSYPGKEVKLSEEPEKEVQLSEEPEKEVQRSEQPEKEVQLSEEPEKEVKHSEQPEKEDHLSEEPKKEVQLSEEPQKEVQASQIQERETLLSKESDKEGQLLKETKANKVQSWSWTRPSLHVIENMMSSRVKNIKDMKYRHNTINGDHLPSIKKTGSSGGSSVDEIDKELCIKETSDDNVDKSTEETNVDSKESPESFFPWKELEFLVRGGVPKDLRGEVWQAFVGVKTRRVERYYEGLLAEETNTDESKEHNNSNAAPRKWKKQIEKDIPRTFPGHPALDERGRDSLRRVLVAYARHNPSVGYCQAMNFFAGLLLLLMPEENAFWTLVGILDDYFDGYYTEEMIESQVAWISGPWFLSIFINMLPWESVLRVWDVLLFEGNRVMLFQTALALMELYGPALVTTKDAGDAITLLQSLAGSTFDSSQLVLTACIGYLAVTEARLLQLREKHRPAVLVVVEERSKGGRVWKGSKGLASKLYSFKHDPGSLVEEKNVSKGNKSLLESHSSNLDDLLSGLSVDPEVDSLPDLQEQVVWLKVELCRLMEEKRSAILRAEELETALMEMVQQDNRRQLSAKVEQLEQEVADLRQALANKKEQEAAMLKVLMRVEQEQKITEEARIGAEQDAAAQRYAVNVFQLFAQEKYEKAMASLAQMEQRVVMAESVLEATIQYQSGKAKAQSSPRSVSSSVESPRRRIGLFGLGWRDRNKDKDKPTNDDSGTS
- the LOC18100252 gene encoding uncharacterized protein LOC18100252 isoform X5, whose amino-acid sequence is MMEKSFNLLHIIQHRRDGYGFALRPQHIQRYREYANIYKEEEEERSYKWNNFIEQQAKSNHSSSSEEECREKLQAEADELREETVFERGREEEDDSSDKNSDSDGSTKSYPGKEVKLSEEPEKEVQRSEQPEKEVQLSEEPEKEVKHSEQPEKEDHLSEEPKKEVQLSEEPQKEVQASQIQERETLLSKESDKEGQLLKETKANKVQSWSWTRPSLHVIENMMSSRVKNIKDMKYRHNTINGDHLPSIKKTGSSGGSSVDEIDKELCIKETSDDNVDKSTEETNVDSKESPESFFPWKELEFLVRGGVPKDLRGEVWQAFVGVKTRRVERYYEGLLAEETNTDESKEHNNSNAAPRKWKKQIEKDIPRTFPGHPALDERGRDSLRRVLVAYARHNPSVGYCQAMNFFAGLLLLLMPEENAFWTLVGILDDYFDGYYTEEMIESQVDQLVFEELIREKFPKLVNHLDYLGVQVAWISGPWFLSIFINMLPWESVLRVWDVLLFEGNRVMLFQTALALMELYGPALVTTKDAGDAITLLQSLAGSTFDSSQLVLTACIGYLAVTEARLLQLREKHRPAVLVVVEERSKGGRVWKGSKGLASKLYSFKHDPGSLVEEKNVSKGNKSLLESHSSNLDDLLSGLSVDPEVDSLPDLQEQVVWLKVELCRLMEEKRSAILRAEELETALMEMVQQDNRRQLSAKVEQLEQEVADLRQALANKKEQEAAMLKVLMRVEQEQKITEEARIGAEQDAAAQRYAVNVFQLFAQEKYEKAMASLAQMEQRVVMAESVLEATIQYQSGKAKAQSSPRSVSSSVESPRRRIGLFGLGWRDRNKDKDKPTNDDSGTS
- the LOC18100252 gene encoding uncharacterized protein LOC18100252 isoform X6, producing MMEKSFNLLHIIQHRRDGYGFALRPQHIQRYREYANIYKEEEEERSYKWNNFIEQQAKSNHSSSSEEECREKLQAEADELREETVFERGREEEDDSSDKNSDSDGSTKSYPGKEVKLSEEPEKEVQLSEEPEKEVQRSEQPEKEVQLSEEPEKEVKHSEQPEKEDHLSEEPKKEVQASQIQERETLLSKESDKEGQLLKETKANKVQSWSWTRPSLHVIENMMSSRVKNIKDMKYRHNTINGDHLPSIKKTGSSGGSSVDEIDKELCIKETSDDNVDKSTEETNVDSKESPESFFPWKELEFLVRGGVPKDLRGEVWQAFVGVKTRRVERYYEGLLAEETNTDESKEHNNSNAAPRKWKKQIEKDIPRTFPGHPALDERGRDSLRRVLVAYARHNPSVGYCQAMNFFAGLLLLLMPEENAFWTLVGILDDYFDGYYTEEMIESQVDQLVFEELIREKFPKLVNHLDYLGVQVAWISGPWFLSIFINMLPWESVLRVWDVLLFEGNRVMLFQTALALMELYGPALVTTKDAGDAITLLQSLAGSTFDSSQLVLTACIGYLAVTEARLLQLREKHRPAVLVVVEERSKGGRVWKGSKGLASKLYSFKHDPGSLVEEKNVSKGNKSLLESHSSNLDDLLSGLSVDPEVDSLPDLQEQVVWLKVELCRLMEEKRSAILRAEELETALMEMVQQDNRRQLSAKVEQLEQEVADLRQALANKKEQEAAMLKVLMRVEQEQKITEEARIGAEQDAAAQRYAVNVFQLFAQEKYEKAMASLAQMEQRVVMAESVLEATIQYQSGKAKAQSSPRSVSSSVESPRRRIGLFGLGWRDRNKDKDKPTNDDSGTS